ACTCACTAGACTTTGTAGATCTCAAGTCTGTTGTTCATGTGAAActgcatcagctgctgctgtggtcttcaccacagtgttgtgtgtcctcGGACGCTCCAGGTGTCGTTTGCGGCGGCGTCCCCCGGCCTGGCCAACAGGAAGTGGTACGGGAACCTGTTCAGCACGATGCCGCCCGACCGAGCTGTGAACCAGGCCACggtcaaactgctgcagcgCCACCACTGGACCAGAGTCGGCATCGTCACGCAGGAAACAACCAGACTCTCacaggtgatgatgatggtgaccTCTTGACCTTTCATCTGACTTCATCAGGTCACTACTCCTGCACCTTTATGACCCTTTACAAAAGACTAACTGTGCATAGACCCATGCTTTGTCATTAAATCATCGTAGCAAGACTCCATCACCTCAGGGTGAatctacactcacacacttctgATTCCAACACAAAGTTTCCTCTGCTCACCAAGAGGCCACGTGCACGCTCACCAAGAGGCCACGTGCACGCTCACCAAGAGGCCACGTGCACGCTCCCCTGTCATCGGCCTCCAAACTGCTGAGGTGCTCCCCCCCCACATGAGGAGCCGCCCACCTTTGATTAGATGATTCTTTCTCACATGTAGATGTAACCTGTGGACTGCATCGAGGCTGCAGGGGCCCAGAGGGTTTGAAACACTAGGTGGCGTAATGAGTCAACACATAAACACCCACATGTCTGATCGGTCACATTTAGGTTTCAGCTCCGTGAAGAATCTGTGAAATGACTCAATATCCGTCCACATTGATAAATCTCCAGATGAAGAAGGATCTGGTGCGACAGCTgctgaaggtcaaagttcagccTGTTTCCACGGAGCCCGTCCATGAGGACGTCTGCAGCAGCCTGAAGAGCCTGAAGGTCAGGAGCAAACATCTCACTGCAGTGTTGTTCAGTGAAGATTGAACTGATGAACTTCCATGTGACAGATTCAGGACTGAACTGTTTGCTGATGTGTGTTGTTGCAGGATCTCGACGTTCGGATCATCATCGCTCAGTTTGAAGAAGATTCTGTGTCGGAGGTTTTCTGCTGTGTGAGTTCAGACGTCTGATCGATGGAAACACAAACCAGTGGAAGGAAACTGTCTGAGAGAAGAGCTCATTAAAGTTTGCTTCTGGTTGAGggtttgtttccctctgtgtttaaCAGCGTGAGATTTGATGCTTTCCATCATTCTCACTAGTTTCTCACAGAAAACTCTCGTGACCAGAGGACGGATGTTATtgagtgtgtgcagcttgattggatttgaCTTGGAGGAGCTGTGAGtccagttgtgtgtttctctgtgaccTCCAGGCGTACAGGCTGAACCTGTTTGGGTCTCGTTACCAGTGGATCGTTGTTGATGGAGGAACCGGCGGGTGGAGGCCGGGGGGGGAGGTCTCTGGCTGCACGAGCTCCAGCGTCCTGACCGCTGCAGACGGATCCATCAGGCTGCAGATCAGACAGATCAGCAACAGCAACACACCCGGAGTCTCTGGACGGGTCAGGAAGTCAAGATGATGAGACGGAGCACTTTGATTGGGCCGTGTTGtaaccgtgacctttgacccgcaGACGGCTCAGAGCTACCAGGACGCCTACCTCCATCAGCTGATCCAGGAGGGGGCCCCGCCCAGCGCCCTCCATGCCTTCGCCTACGACACCGTGTGGGTGGCGGCCTCCGCTCTGGCTCAGGTGATGGAGGCCGTGAAGCACCGAGAGAAGTACGGCAGCAGGAACGTGACGGTCAGCGAGGTGGAGGTGCAGAAGAAGCTTCTGGAGGCCGTgaagaaaacacagtttgaagGCGTCACGGTGAGaaactgtgacctctgacccctgaagGGAGAATATAAAGATACATTCAGAGAGAAAAGATCACCTGTGTGGTCGTGTTACTGTAACCCACTGTATACTAATACTGTCAGTACTCGTCTTGTTACTAGTACTCAGTACTGGTACTTTAACCATTACTAGTACCAAGCCAGCACTAGTACTAGTATTGATGCTTTAACTGGGACTTGTACTAATATTTGTGATGATATTTGTACTGCAACTACACTGGTACCAATACCGGTACTTACCGGAACTAGTCAAGATACTGTAAGTGGTACTGGTACCAGTACTGCAGGTTTGTACTTTAACTGgtactttttaaatgtatatgcaGTAGATTTAtatgaatgagctgtttgacaTGGATGTGTAGATTGACACGgctcatgtgtttttttttcagggacCAGTTTTCTTCAGAAACGGAGAAAGACCGACGACCATCGAACTGATTCAGTTCCAAGGTGAAGAAACAAGTTCCTGCtcagtggttagggttaggggttgactgacatcatcacatcatcacatccagctcatgtacagtgtgtgtgtgtgtgtgtgtgtgtgtgtgagcaggcaGCAGGGGTGTGTTGGTGGGTGAGTTCAgttcagaaacacaacagctccACCTGAGGAACCACCTTCTTAAGTTCAAAGGTCAGaaagtcattttattttgaaagctgctTTCTCGCTGTTTCACCTTAATTCAAGTTCAATTGAATGAGTTTCTAGATTTGATTTCCAGTCTTTTTTTCAttagaatgaatgaaatgaaaacaactgaaTGGTTTCACAGAGGTGTTGTtgtcctgcaggtggaggacCAGCCCGGGATCAGACCCTGGTGCGTCCGCAGCGCCGTCACGTGAAGCTTCTTCTGTACGCCATCGTGTCCTCGGCTGCAGCTGTGACCATCTTCATCGCCCTGAtactcctcgtcttcatcatcttccACCGCAATCACTGGTACGTCTGCACGTTCACATCTGGGTCGCCTGTCGCACGCTGAGCTGTGACTCCTCCTCCAGGCTGCTGAGGTCCGGCAGCGTGTCCCAGgaccagctgctcctgctgggcgtcctcctgtcctcctcctccgtcctggTCTCTGGTCTGGACGGAGCCTCGATGTCCGACAGGACGTTTCAGATTCTCTGTTCTGTGAGTTTGAAGAATGAAAAGATCCTGTCAGGTACAGAGGGGTTTGTAAACAGCGCTCGTCCTGAGTCCCAGTGGGTCAGTGAGATGACGACTGTTCACAGTCCTCAGGTCAGATCTCAGCAGGAGACTGACGTTGTCAAGATGATTTAAAGATGTACACAGGAAAGCTTCAGtgttcttcctgctgcaggCTGGTGTGTGGACTCTGTGTGTGGGTCACACTGTGTCCTTCACCGGGCTCCTCGTCAGAACATGGACTCTCTATTCTCTGGGCCCAGTCGAGCTGAAGGTACGACTCCTCTCCTTCGACTGCTCAAACCCAATGTTGTGATTGACTCTGAGGAAAGTCTCATTGTGTCCTGATCATCGACAGCAGCCGAGTCGCTGCAGCCGCCTCCTGCTCGGGACGCTCCTGATGGACCTGCTGGTTCTGACCTCCTGGCAGATTCTGGACCCGCTCAGACGGGGGGTGCTGCAGCATCCCCTAGAGGTGACCACGGTTTGTCATCATAGACACCATGTGTTCTGATCCCACCTGACCCTCTCTTTGTTTGCAGACGGACCCGTCGGACCAGGACGTCCTGGTTCAGCCGTTCTCTGaacactgcagctgcagccacatggAGCTGTGGCTAACGGCTGTTTACGGATACAgaggccccctgctggtcagcgCTGACTCTACAGGCGGGGGCTGTGGGTTCGGTGTCTTTAAATGAAGTAACAAACCGGAGCCTTGTTTCTTTCCTCAGGGTCTGGGGTGTTTCCTGGCCTGGAACATCAGGTCGGTGCAGACGGACCATCCGGCTGTCAGCGGTCAGCGTCTGGCGCTGAGCATGTCTGCAGTGACGGTGTTCAGTG
The DNA window shown above is from Platichthys flesus chromosome 11, fPlaFle2.1, whole genome shotgun sequence and carries:
- the LOC133964804 gene encoding gamma-aminobutyric acid type B receptor subunit 2-like → MVHGGRSELLLLLLLCRLTVGPVLAQVRHPLPVLWMSPVGSGQGGGNLTAGLGAAVTLALQDLKKQPPPLGNYDLQLQLLDSQCDPAESLKALFDAMWAGPKYLMVVGGVCPEVTSLIARSLPALNLVQVSFAAASPGLANRKWYGNLFSTMPPDRAVNQATVKLLQRHHWTRVGIVTQETTRLSQMKKDLVRQLLKVKVQPVSTEPVHEDVCSSLKSLKDLDVRIIIAQFEEDSVSEVFCCAYRLNLFGSRYQWIVVDGGTGGWRPGGEVSGCTSSSVLTAADGSIRLQIRQISNSNTPGVSGRTAQSYQDAYLHQLIQEGAPPSALHAFAYDTVWVAASALAQVMEAVKHREKYGSRNVTVSEVEVQKKLLEAVKKTQFEGVTGPVFFRNGERPTTIELIQFQGSRGVLVGEFSSETQQLHLRNHLLKFKGGGPARDQTLVRPQRRHVKLLLYAIVSSAAAVTIFIALILLVFIIFHRNHWLLRSGSVSQDQLLLLGVLLSSSSVLVSGLDGASMSDRTFQILCSAGVWTLCVGHTVSFTGLLVRTWTLYSLGPVELKQPSRCSRLLLGTLLMDLLVLTSWQILDPLRRGVLQHPLETDPSDQDVLVQPFSEHCSCSHMELWLTAVYGYRGPLLGLGCFLAWNIRSVQTDHPAVSGQRLALSMSAVTVFSGSGVLGSLLTSHNPPLHFCLSSVLILCCNICILIGLFGPTIEHVRLSSSRAPPPCELQVEAAEEEEEEEEEEEEEEEQLSRLNRWLKSRTAQLDAEIETITMQLSSESEVLHHVTRSNNAELRSVSWKTEARGDDRNPEKKLSSPEDVNAPELVRRRVSVQLPILHHSYLPVIGGVPSSSSSLFGSREDIAHQDAIVTTITSCPPGGTCYC